In Zonotrichia leucophrys gambelii isolate GWCS_2022_RI chromosome 14, RI_Zleu_2.0, whole genome shotgun sequence, a single window of DNA contains:
- the MRPS34 gene encoding small ribosomal subunit protein mS34 — protein sequence MARKKLHRPIAAMARKIREYRALKDRPRDSQRFAVDYETMRRPLTQKQLPVRAWEDVRNENRLLALLCRLPRFGVGRTVTRKSWLWAHREPCYWVITKVKADYTAENMDHGRAWGYLTFKGKTEEEVREIDKAMYHDWRIVPKHEEEAFKKFIPVPEVTVRFLPYPPLLRAMILAQWQKEGKPIIEEPVIDLEEGLASPQEWAKKKATGTPV from the exons ATGGCCCGCAAGAAGCTGCACCGGCCTATCGCCGCCATGGCCAGGAAGATCCGCGAGTACCGGGCGCTGAAGGATCGGCCGCGGGACTCTCAGCGCTTCGCCGTGGACTACGAGACCATGCGGCGGCCGCTGACGCAGAAACAGCTGCCCGTGCGGGCCTGGGAGGACGTGCGGAACGAGAACCGACTGTTGGCGCTGCTCTGCCGCCTGCCGCGCTTCGGCGTGGGCCGCACCGTCACCCGCAAGTCTTGGCTGTGGGCGCACCGCGAGCCCTGCTACTGGGTCATCACCAAGGTGAAGGCGGACTACACGGCCGAG AACATGGACCATGGAAGAGCTTGGGGCTACCTGACCTTCAAAG GCAAAACTGAAGAGGAAGTGAGGGAGATTGACAAAGCAATGTACCATGACTGGCGCATAGTGCCCAAACACGAGGAGGAAGCCTTCAAGAAATTCATCCCAGTGCCTGAGGTGACTGTTCGGTTCCTGCCATACCCACCACTGCTCCGAGCCATGATCCTTGCACAGTGGCAGAAGGAGGGAAAACCAATCATAGAAGAGCCAGTTATTGATCTGGAGGAGGGCCTGGCCTCTCCCCAAGAGTGGGCAAAGAAAAAAGCTACTGGGACACCAGTATAG